Proteins from a genomic interval of Gammaproteobacteria bacterium:
- a CDS encoding YciI family protein — translation MFVIELIYKADLGEIDAHMRSHMAFLNKHYAAGTFLVSGRKIPRDGGIVLATGGSKEEIEAVVKQDPFVKHGLADYRIIEFRASQRAADVGERIEADRRMRHTNPG, via the coding sequence ATGTTCGTCATCGAGCTCATCTACAAGGCGGATCTCGGCGAGATCGACGCACACATGCGCTCGCACATGGCGTTTTTGAACAAGCACTACGCCGCCGGCACGTTTCTCGTCTCGGGCCGCAAAATCCCTCGCGACGGCGGCATCGTCCTTGCGACCGGGGGCAGCAAGGAGGAAATCGAGGCCGTCGTCAAGCAGGACCCGTTCGTCAAGCACGGGCTCGCCGACTATCGGATCATCGAATTTCGCGCGAGTCAGCGGGCTGCAGACGTCGGGGAGCGCATCGAGGCCGACCGCCGGATGCGGCATACGAATCCCGGCTGA
- a CDS encoding phytanoyl-CoA dioxygenase family protein produces the protein MTPALTSNGYVVDHGPSTFGSLRDSTPHAADGPELRERLAQDGYVFLRGLLDVSVLRRVQKLVGAELSRLGVLDAAGDRGAHMFPARRGACLYRVLDGLSKIELRALTRQPALVEVFTRIFGEDVRPLDYHWPRVAGPGRAELPHCDWIYMCRGTTNLLSAWMPLMDMPLTLGPLMILENSHRDNLLTRSYLKMDADRLGIFDAVRVKHGMLLRGGTYSKRPDRTREEFGTRWLSADFAMGDVVIFSTRCLHATLDNRTGGFRASIDVRFQPAREAADPRFDGPHPIAHTERDWSIFDLYTRLKRTLSRFRAEARAPHAEHR, from the coding sequence GTGACGCCAGCGCTCACGTCGAATGGCTACGTCGTGGATCATGGACCCTCGACGTTCGGCTCGTTGCGCGACTCTACTCCGCATGCCGCCGATGGACCGGAGCTGCGCGAGCGACTCGCGCAAGACGGCTATGTATTCCTTCGCGGGCTGCTCGATGTGAGCGTCCTGCGACGCGTGCAAAAGCTCGTCGGCGCCGAGCTATCGCGCCTCGGCGTGCTCGATGCAGCCGGCGACCGCGGGGCGCACATGTTTCCGGCGCGCCGTGGCGCCTGTCTGTATCGGGTACTCGACGGCTTGAGCAAGATCGAGCTGCGTGCGCTTACGAGGCAGCCCGCTCTGGTCGAAGTATTCACGAGGATTTTCGGCGAGGACGTCAGGCCCCTCGACTATCACTGGCCCCGGGTCGCCGGCCCGGGCAGGGCCGAGTTGCCGCATTGCGACTGGATCTACATGTGCCGCGGCACGACAAACCTCTTGTCTGCTTGGATGCCGTTGATGGACATGCCGCTGACGCTCGGACCGTTGATGATTCTCGAGAATTCGCACCGCGACAATCTGCTCACGCGTTCGTACCTGAAGATGGACGCGGATCGTCTCGGAATCTTCGACGCGGTGCGCGTGAAGCACGGGATGCTCCTGCGCGGCGGCACGTACAGTAAGCGGCCGGACAGAACGCGCGAGGAATTCGGCACTCGCTGGCTCAGCGCCGACTTCGCGATGGGCGACGTCGTCATCTTCAGCACACGCTGCTTGCATGCGACGCTCGATAACCGCACGGGGGGCTTTCGTGCCTCGATCGACGTGAGATTCCAGCCTGCTCGCGAGGCCGCCGATCCCCGCTTCGACGGGCCGCATCCGATCGCACACACCGAGCGCGACTGGTCGATCTTCGATCTCTACACGCGACTCAAGCGAACGCTGAGCAGGTTCCGAGCCGAGGCTCGAGCGCCGCATGCGGAGCATCGCTAA